From one Pararge aegeria chromosome 21, ilParAegt1.1, whole genome shotgun sequence genomic stretch:
- the LOC120633400 gene encoding esterase E4-like yields MKMRALTAIQLLLVYSKLACSTWTRVLETDQGSLRGLRNANGYNRYFSIPYATSERFQFPKEPPKWEGIFNAINPFKRCPQRIAYFTTGTEDCLYLDVYTPDKAKPSSKFPVMVFFHGGAYYEGSKELYDPEFLVTKGIVVVIINYRLGVLGFLCLHDISNLGLRDQVAALIWVKRNIAAFGGDPDNVTLCGQSAGASSASLHLMSELSTGLFHKAILMSGTALSTWAFNLEPFTAALGDARKISSPSTEEDVFNTFSQADLQLLIDTTHDISVNPRFFKYSPCVDFNFSEPFFKDTPFNILKAGKFNKVPVMIGYTDEEGGFFYRLLSEDSVNDLSDHFNDRLPCVFSWCSEEERRKIGKMMRSHYFGEGYLDYRTSVKGLIEYFSDWIAYGSINAFSKIMTQYSDQPIFNYQFSYEGSRDFGKLFAGTNFNGTTHAGEIFYIFKPIGISLPLSKQDEIMIDRLTTLIRNFMKFGNPTPKKAKLALQWPPATANTSNIFVLNKEMKIINRPRKDQRGDFFLKMLCTYGEKGYVPCESQESTKYACTVRTCKGTVNVVVGNIGGWPCFKMVTMSIMFDPPFVFEVAGTLLD; encoded by the exons ATGAAGATGCGAGCTTTGACCGCGATACAATTGCTATTGGTGTACTCGAAGCTGGCGTGCAGCACATGGACTCGTGTGCTGGAGACAGATCAGGGCAGTTTGCGGGGCCTGCGCAATGCGAACGGGTACAACCGCTACTTCAGCATACCTTACGCTACGAGTGAGAGGTTCCAG ttcCCAAAAGAACCGCCGAAATGGGAAGGAATCTTCAACGCAATAAATCCTTTTAAAAGATGTCCTCAAAGAATAGCCTACTTCACAACTGGTACGGAGGACTGCCTATACCTCGACGTGTACACCCCAGACAAAGCAAAACCTTCAAGCAAGTTTCCTGTTATGGTTTTCTTCCATGGCGGGGCTTACTATGAAGGGAGTAAAGAACTTTACGACCCAGAGTTCCTAGTCACGAAAGGAATAGTAGTTGTAATAATTAACTATAGACTCGGGGTGCTGGGATTTTTATGCTTACATGATATTTCAAACTTGGGTTTAAGAGATCAAGTTGCGGCTTTAATATGGGTCAAAAGAAACATAGCAGCGTTTGGAGGTGACCCTGATAATGTGACTTTGTGTGGACAAAGCGCTGGCGCTAGTTCAGCATCACTACATTTGATGTCCGAATTAAGCACAGGACTGTTCCATAAAGCCATCCTCATGAGCGGAACAGCGTTATCAACATGGGCTTTCAATCTAGAGCCATTTACAGCTGCTTTAGGTGATGCCAGAAAAATCTCCTCCCCTTCCACAGAAGAAGATGTGTTCAATACTTTTTCTCAGGCTGATTTACAGTTACTCATAGACACTACTCATGACATTTCAGTTAATCCACGCTTTTTTAAGTATTCACCGTGTgtcgattttaattttagcgAACCATTTTTCAAAGACACTCCTTTTAATATTCTAAAAGCTGGCAAATTTAATAAGGTACCAGTAATGATAGGTTATACTGACGAGGAAGGTGGTTTTTTCTACAGATTACTAAGTGAGGACTCGGTCAATGATTTAAGCGATCATTTTAATGATAGATTGCCTTGCGTTTTCTCATGGTGTTCTGAGGAGGAGCGAAGGAAAATTGGTAAAATGATGCGGTCTCATTATTTTGGAGAAGGTTACCTTGACTACCGGACATCTGTTAAAGGTCTGATTGAATACTTCTCCGATTGGATAGCATATGGGTCTATAAACGCGTTTTCAAAAATCATGACACAATATTCGGATCAACCAATTTTCAATTATCAGTTCTCGTATGAGGGCAGTAGGGATTTTGGGAAATTGTTTGCTGGAACGAATTTTAATGGCACTACGCATGCTGGtgaaatcttttatattttcaaaccgATCGGTATATCGTTGCCTTTGTCTAAACAAGACGAAATTATGATTGATCGATTGACAACGCTGATCCGGAACTTTATGAAATTTGG AAATCCAACGCCGAAGAAAGCCAAACTAGCACTGCAATGGCCACCGGCTACCGCCAATACGTCAAATATATTCGTGCTGAACAAAGAGATGAAAATAATCAACCGACCGCGCAAAGACCAGAGGGGAGATTTTTTCCTCAAGATGCTCTGCACCTATGGGGAAAAGGGCTATGTGCCGTGCGAGAGTCAAGAAAG